From a region of the Streptomyces sp. NBC_00193 genome:
- a CDS encoding carboxymuconolactone decarboxylase family protein has translation MTDTEKASEHTPRMQLAKLAPEFYKAAVALDAAAAKGLDPALVELVKLRASQINHCAFCIDMHSKDALAAGEDVERLLLLGAWEESRHFYTEKELAAIELTEAVTVLTDGFVPDEVYERAAKHFEEKELAQVIALIAAINVWNRIGVTTRLTPGHYTPGMYK, from the coding sequence ATGACCGACACCGAGAAGGCATCCGAACACACCCCCCGCATGCAGCTCGCGAAGCTCGCCCCGGAGTTCTACAAGGCCGCCGTGGCCCTGGACGCGGCCGCGGCCAAGGGGCTGGACCCGGCCCTGGTCGAGCTCGTCAAACTGCGCGCCTCCCAGATCAACCACTGCGCCTTCTGCATCGACATGCACTCCAAGGACGCCCTCGCGGCGGGCGAGGACGTGGAGCGGCTGCTGCTGCTCGGCGCCTGGGAGGAGTCGCGGCACTTCTACACGGAGAAGGAGCTCGCCGCGATCGAGCTGACGGAGGCCGTGACCGTCCTGACCGACGGTTTCGTTCCCGACGAGGTGTACGAGCGGGCCGCGAAGCACTTCGAGGAGAAGGAGCTGGCCCAGGTGATCGCCCTGATCGCCGCGATCAACGTCTGGAACCGCATCGGCGTCACCACCCGCCTGACCCCGGGGCACTACACCCCGGGCATGTACAAGTGA
- a CDS encoding bifunctional methylenetetrahydrofolate dehydrogenase/methenyltetrahydrofolate cyclohydrolase: MTAQILDGKATAAAIKSELTARVAALKARGITPGLGTLLVGDDPGSRWYVNGKHKDCAEVGIASLQRELPATASQEDIEEVVRELNANPECTGYIVQLPLPKGIDTNRVLELMDPAKDADGLHPMSLGRLVLNEPGPLPCTPYGIVQLLRHHGVEINGAHVVVLGRGITVGRSIGLLLTRKSENATVTLCHTGTRDLSGLLRQADIVVAAAGVPHLVKPEDVKPGAAVLDVGVSRDENGKIVGDVHPGVADVAGWISPNPGGVGPMTRAQLLVNVVEAAERAVPRAG, translated from the coding sequence ATGACCGCCCAGATTCTCGACGGCAAGGCCACCGCAGCCGCGATCAAGTCCGAACTGACCGCCCGCGTGGCGGCGCTCAAGGCCCGGGGCATCACCCCGGGCCTCGGCACCCTGCTGGTCGGCGACGACCCGGGCAGCCGCTGGTACGTCAACGGCAAGCACAAGGACTGCGCCGAGGTCGGCATCGCCTCCCTCCAGCGCGAACTGCCCGCGACGGCCTCCCAGGAGGACATCGAGGAGGTCGTGCGGGAGCTGAACGCCAACCCGGAGTGCACCGGCTACATCGTGCAACTCCCGCTTCCCAAGGGCATCGACACCAACCGCGTCCTGGAGCTCATGGACCCGGCGAAGGACGCCGACGGCCTGCACCCGATGTCGCTCGGCAGGCTGGTCCTGAACGAGCCGGGCCCGCTGCCCTGCACCCCGTACGGGATCGTCCAGCTGCTGCGCCACCACGGCGTCGAGATCAACGGCGCGCACGTGGTCGTCCTCGGCCGCGGGATCACCGTCGGCCGGTCCATCGGCCTGCTGCTCACCCGCAAGTCCGAGAACGCGACCGTGACCCTGTGCCACACCGGTACCCGCGACCTGTCCGGACTGCTGCGCCAGGCGGACATCGTCGTCGCGGCGGCCGGCGTGCCGCACCTGGTCAAGCCGGAGGACGTGAAGCCGGGCGCGGCCGTGCTCGACGTCGGCGTCAGCCGCGACGAGAACGGCAAGATCGTCGGGGACGTGCACCCCGGGGTCGCGGACGTGGCCGGCTGGATCTCCCCGAACCCGGGCGGCGTCGGCCCGATGACCCGGGCGCAGCTGCTCGTCAACGTGGTCGAGGCCGCCGAGCGGGCGGTTCCCCGTGCCGGCTGA
- a CDS encoding PLP-dependent aminotransferase family protein has product MTESWATFGADLHLEPTPGRGVRAGLTEALREAARSGRLAPGTRLPSSRSLAADLGIARNTVAEAYAELVAEGWLTARQGSGTRVAERARVGAGAGSGVRRPAAAVPVRRPVRAQPSYSLKPGSPDLGGFPRAAWLAAARRALTEAPNEAFGYADPRGRVELREALAGYLARARGVYADPERIVLCAGFGQGLLLLARMLRARRIREMAVEGYGLDVHRDLLTGAGLRTRPLAVDGAGARTTELAGSGAGAVLLTPAHQFPTGAALTPGRRAAAVDWARSTGGLILEDDYDGEFRYDRQPVGALQGLDPDRVVYLGTASKSLAPGLRMGWMVVPGPLMDEVLSVKGRTDWSSSALDQLTLAEFIRSGAYDRHVRGMRVRYRRRRDELVAAVGDRAAVSGIAAGLHAVLDLPPGGERAALRSAAWQDLGLLPLSFFRHPDATMPPREALVVGFGTPSQSAWAPTLAALVAALP; this is encoded by the coding sequence ATGACGGAATCGTGGGCCACTTTCGGTGCCGACCTGCATCTGGAGCCGACCCCCGGGCGCGGCGTCCGGGCCGGGTTGACCGAGGCGCTGCGCGAGGCCGCGCGCAGCGGGCGGCTGGCCCCGGGGACCCGGCTGCCCTCCTCGCGGTCGCTCGCGGCGGACCTCGGGATCGCCCGCAACACCGTCGCCGAGGCCTACGCCGAGCTCGTCGCCGAGGGCTGGCTGACCGCGCGGCAGGGCTCCGGGACCCGGGTCGCCGAGCGGGCCCGGGTCGGGGCCGGGGCGGGGAGCGGGGTACGGCGTCCCGCGGCGGCCGTGCCCGTACGGCGCCCCGTGCGCGCGCAGCCCTCGTACAGCCTGAAGCCCGGTTCCCCGGACCTGGGCGGCTTCCCGCGCGCCGCCTGGCTGGCGGCGGCCCGGCGGGCGCTGACCGAGGCGCCGAACGAGGCCTTCGGGTACGCGGACCCGCGCGGCCGGGTGGAGCTGCGCGAGGCCCTCGCCGGGTACCTGGCGCGGGCCCGCGGGGTGTACGCCGACCCCGAACGCATCGTGCTGTGCGCGGGCTTCGGCCAGGGCCTGCTGCTGCTCGCGCGGATGCTGCGGGCGCGGCGGATCCGGGAGATGGCGGTGGAGGGGTACGGGCTGGACGTGCACCGGGACCTGCTCACCGGCGCCGGGCTGCGGACGCGGCCGCTGGCGGTGGACGGGGCGGGGGCCCGCACCACCGAGCTGGCCGGTTCGGGCGCGGGGGCGGTGCTGCTGACGCCGGCGCACCAGTTCCCGACGGGCGCCGCGCTGACGCCCGGGCGGCGGGCGGCGGCGGTGGACTGGGCCCGGTCCACGGGCGGGCTGATCCTGGAGGACGACTACGACGGGGAGTTCCGCTACGACCGCCAGCCGGTCGGCGCGCTCCAGGGGCTGGACCCGGACCGGGTGGTGTACCTGGGCACGGCGAGCAAGTCCCTGGCGCCGGGGCTGCGGATGGGCTGGATGGTGGTGCCCGGGCCGCTGATGGACGAGGTGCTCTCGGTGAAGGGCCGGACCGACTGGAGCTCCAGCGCGCTGGACCAGCTGACGCTCGCGGAGTTCATCCGGTCGGGGGCGTACGACCGGCACGTGCGGGGGATGCGGGTGCGCTACCGGCGGCGGCGCGACGAGCTGGTGGCGGCCGTCGGGGACCGTGCGGCGGTCTCCGGCATCGCCGCGGGGCTGCACGCGGTGCTGGACCTTCCGCCGGGCGGGGAGCGGGCGGCGCTGCGGTCGGCCGCCTGGCAGGATCTGGGGCTGCTGCCGCTGTCCTTCTTCCGGCATCCGGATGCGACGATGCCTCCGCGGGAGGCGCTGGTCGTCGGCTTCGGGACTCCGTCCCAGAGTGCGTGGGCGCCGACGCTGGCGGCGCTGGTCGCTGCGCTCCCGTGA
- the rocD gene encoding ornithine--oxo-acid transaminase, translating into MSTTADAIRSADAHSAHNYHPLPVVVATAEGAWMTDVEGRRYLDMLAGYSALNFGHGNRRLLDAARAQLERVTLTSRAFHHDRFADFCTELAALCGKEAVLPMNTGAEAVETAVKTARKWGYEVKGVPDGHAKIVVAADNFHGRTTTIVSFSTDHDARDHFGPYTPGFEIVPYGDLTALAHAVTSNTVAVLLEPIQGEAGVLVPPAGYLQGVRELTRERNVLFMADEIQSGLGRTGKTFACEHEGVVPDVYILGKALGGGVVPVSAVVADLDVLGVFKPGEHGSTFGGNPLACAVALEVIAMLRTGEFQQRATELGDHLHRELNLLVGGGAVTAVRGRGLWAGVDIDPARGTGREISEKLMGLGVLVKDTHGSTIRIAPPLVISKEDLDWGLDQLRSVLGA; encoded by the coding sequence GTGTCGACAACTGCTGATGCCATCCGCTCCGCCGACGCGCACAGCGCGCACAACTACCACCCCCTGCCCGTCGTCGTCGCCACGGCGGAGGGCGCGTGGATGACCGACGTGGAGGGCCGCCGCTACCTCGACATGCTCGCGGGGTACTCCGCCCTGAACTTCGGCCACGGCAACCGCCGCCTGCTCGACGCCGCCCGCGCCCAGCTGGAGCGGGTCACCCTGACCTCCCGCGCCTTCCACCACGACCGCTTCGCGGACTTCTGTACCGAGCTCGCGGCGCTGTGCGGCAAGGAGGCGGTCCTGCCCATGAACACCGGCGCGGAGGCCGTGGAGACGGCGGTGAAGACCGCCCGCAAGTGGGGGTACGAGGTCAAGGGCGTACCGGACGGCCACGCCAAGATCGTGGTGGCGGCCGACAACTTCCACGGCCGCACGACGACCATCGTGTCGTTCTCCACCGACCACGACGCCCGCGACCACTTCGGCCCGTACACCCCCGGCTTCGAGATCGTCCCGTACGGGGACCTCACCGCGCTCGCCCACGCCGTCACCTCCAACACCGTCGCCGTGCTGCTGGAGCCGATCCAGGGCGAGGCCGGCGTGCTCGTGCCGCCCGCCGGATACCTGCAGGGCGTACGGGAACTGACGCGCGAGCGGAACGTCCTGTTCATGGCCGACGAGATCCAGTCGGGCCTGGGCCGCACCGGGAAGACCTTCGCGTGCGAGCACGAGGGGGTCGTCCCCGACGTGTACATCCTCGGCAAGGCGCTGGGCGGCGGGGTCGTGCCCGTGTCTGCGGTGGTGGCCGACCTCGACGTGCTCGGCGTGTTCAAGCCGGGCGAGCACGGCTCCACCTTCGGCGGCAACCCGCTGGCCTGCGCCGTCGCCCTGGAGGTCATCGCGATGCTGCGCACCGGCGAGTTCCAGCAGCGTGCCACCGAGCTCGGCGACCACCTGCACCGGGAGCTGAACCTGCTGGTCGGCGGCGGTGCGGTGACCGCCGTACGGGGCCGCGGGCTGTGGGCGGGCGTCGACATCGACCCGGCGCGCGGGACCGGCCGGGAGATCTCCGAGAAGCTGATGGGGCTCGGAGTCCTGGTCAAGGACACCCACGGGTCGACGATCCGGATCGCGCCTCCGCTGGTGATCTCCAAGGAGGACCTGGACTGGGGGCTGGACCAGCTCAGGTCGGTCCTCGGCGCCTGA
- a CDS encoding DUF3017 domain-containing protein has product MPAEHEPEPGTAPEPARTPAPSRAAASAAPRPVPSWARKGDGDGGQTPGSADTDEADGAKSRRFPSVTRDTARPEGGGRAAPGDAPAPARQWPMLAVLAATAAGLLLTAVGHPRGGCLLIGIAMIAGSVMRRVLPSVGMLAVRSRFTDMVTYGLLGVAITLLALVMEPNGLDIPFMETVVRFTVR; this is encoded by the coding sequence GTGCCGGCTGAGCACGAGCCGGAGCCCGGCACCGCCCCCGAACCCGCCCGGACCCCCGCTCCCAGCAGGGCGGCCGCCTCCGCGGCCCCGCGCCCGGTGCCGAGCTGGGCCAGGAAGGGCGACGGCGACGGCGGGCAGACCCCCGGGTCCGCGGACACCGACGAGGCGGACGGGGCCAAGTCGCGCCGCTTCCCCTCCGTCACCCGGGACACCGCGCGTCCCGAGGGCGGCGGCCGGGCCGCGCCCGGTGACGCCCCGGCTCCGGCCCGGCAGTGGCCGATGCTGGCCGTCCTGGCCGCGACGGCGGCCGGACTGCTGCTCACCGCCGTGGGCCATCCGCGTGGCGGCTGCCTGCTGATCGGGATCGCGATGATCGCGGGTTCGGTGATGCGCCGGGTGCTGCCCTCCGTGGGCATGCTCGCGGTGCGCTCCCGCTTCACGGACATGGTCACGTACGGCCTGCTGGGCGTGGCGATCACGCTGCTCGCGCTGGTCATGGAACCCAACGGTCTGGACATCCCGTTCATGGAGACCGTGGTCCGTTTCACGGTCCGCTGA
- a CDS encoding malate dehydrogenase, whose product MTRTPVNVTVTGAAGQIGYALLFRIASGHLLGADVPVKLRLLEIPQGMKAAQGTAMELDDCAFPLLAGIDIFDDPNKGFEGANVALLVGARPRTAGMERGDLLSANGGIFKPQGAAINAHAADDIKVLVVGNPANTNALIAQAAAPDVPAERFTAMTRLDHNRAISQLAAKTGAAVSDIKRLTIWGNHSATQYPDIFHAEIAGKNAAELVNDQAWLSDEFIPTVAKRGAAIIEARGASSAASAANAAIDHVHTWVNGTAAGDWTSMGIPSDGSYGVPEGIISSFPVTTKDGRYEIVQGLDINEFSRARIDASVAELVEERDAVRELGLI is encoded by the coding sequence ATGACCCGCACTCCCGTGAATGTCACCGTCACCGGCGCCGCCGGCCAGATCGGCTACGCGCTGCTCTTCCGCATCGCCTCCGGCCACCTGCTCGGCGCGGACGTGCCGGTCAAGCTCCGCCTCCTGGAGATCCCCCAGGGCATGAAGGCCGCCCAGGGCACCGCCATGGAGCTCGACGACTGCGCCTTCCCGCTGCTCGCCGGCATCGACATCTTCGACGACCCGAACAAGGGCTTCGAGGGTGCCAACGTCGCGCTGCTGGTCGGCGCCCGTCCGCGCACCGCGGGCATGGAGCGCGGTGACCTGCTCTCCGCCAACGGCGGCATCTTCAAGCCGCAGGGCGCCGCGATCAACGCGCACGCCGCGGACGACATCAAGGTCCTGGTCGTGGGCAACCCGGCCAACACCAACGCGCTCATCGCGCAGGCCGCCGCCCCGGACGTACCGGCCGAGCGCTTCACCGCGATGACCCGCCTGGACCACAACCGCGCGATCTCGCAGCTGGCCGCCAAGACCGGCGCCGCCGTCTCCGACATCAAGCGCCTGACCATCTGGGGCAACCACTCGGCGACCCAGTACCCGGACATCTTCCACGCGGAGATCGCCGGCAAGAACGCCGCCGAGCTGGTCAACGACCAGGCCTGGCTGTCGGACGAGTTCATCCCGACCGTCGCCAAGCGCGGCGCGGCGATCATCGAGGCCCGCGGCGCGTCCTCGGCCGCCTCGGCCGCCAACGCCGCCATCGACCACGTGCACACGTGGGTCAACGGCACCGCGGCGGGCGACTGGACCTCCATGGGCATCCCGTCGGACGGCTCCTACGGCGTCCCGGAGGGCATCATCTCCTCCTTCCCGGTCACCACGAAGGACGGCCGCTACGAGATCGTCCAGGGCCTGGACATCAACGAGTTCTCCCGTGCGCGCATCGACGCGTCCGTGGCGGAGCTCGTCGAGGAGCGCGACGCGGTGCGCGAGCTCGGCCTGATCTGA
- a CDS encoding glutathionylspermidine synthase family protein, which translates to MKRHTIEPRPDWQKTVEEQGLIYPLTRYPDDSLRPYWDESAYYSFTLPEVEALENVVEELHAMCLAAAQHIVDHDRFADLGITDPKLAALIAESWRRRAEQPSLYGRFDLRYDGTGSPAKMLEYNADTPTSLVEAASPQWFWMEERFPGADQWNSLHERLVDAWRRQAELLPAGPVHFAHSETDELGEDLMTVAYLQETAEQAGIETRELSVERIGWDSLSGRFVDEKLGFIRAIFKLYPWEWLATDEFAPQVLGTYDHGGGSGTTAWIEPLWKMLLSNKALLAVLWELFPEHPNLLPAYLDGPRELATTTGYAAKPLLGREGAGVTLHPVGGEPFAPEQDETYVFQGLAPLPDFDGNRVVLGAWVVEDEAAGLGIRESAGPVTDEYARFLPHVIL; encoded by the coding sequence GTGAAGCGCCACACCATCGAGCCCCGCCCCGACTGGCAGAAGACCGTCGAGGAGCAGGGGCTGATCTATCCCCTCACCCGCTACCCCGACGACTCCCTGCGCCCCTACTGGGACGAGAGCGCGTACTACTCCTTCACCCTCCCCGAGGTCGAGGCGCTGGAGAACGTCGTCGAGGAGCTGCACGCCATGTGCCTGGCGGCTGCCCAGCACATCGTCGACCACGACCGCTTCGCCGACCTCGGCATCACCGACCCGAAGCTCGCCGCGCTGATCGCCGAGTCCTGGCGGCGCCGCGCCGAACAGCCCTCCCTCTACGGCCGCTTCGACCTGCGCTACGACGGCACCGGCAGCCCCGCCAAGATGCTGGAGTACAACGCCGACACACCCACCTCCCTCGTGGAGGCGGCCAGCCCGCAGTGGTTCTGGATGGAGGAGCGCTTCCCCGGCGCCGACCAGTGGAACTCCCTCCACGAGCGGCTCGTCGACGCCTGGCGCCGTCAGGCGGAGCTGCTGCCGGCCGGTCCGGTGCACTTCGCGCACTCCGAGACCGACGAGCTCGGCGAGGACCTGATGACGGTCGCCTACCTCCAGGAGACCGCCGAGCAGGCCGGCATCGAGACGCGGGAGCTGTCGGTGGAGCGGATCGGCTGGGACTCCCTGTCCGGCCGGTTCGTGGACGAGAAGCTCGGCTTCATCCGCGCGATCTTCAAGCTCTACCCGTGGGAGTGGCTGGCCACCGACGAGTTCGCCCCGCAGGTCCTCGGCACGTACGACCACGGCGGCGGCTCCGGCACCACCGCCTGGATCGAGCCCCTGTGGAAGATGCTGCTCTCCAACAAGGCGCTCCTTGCGGTCCTGTGGGAGCTCTTCCCGGAGCACCCGAACCTGCTGCCCGCCTACCTGGACGGCCCGCGCGAACTCGCCACGACCACCGGCTACGCGGCGAAGCCGCTGCTGGGCCGCGAGGGCGCTGGCGTCACCCTGCACCCGGTGGGCGGCGAGCCGTTCGCACCGGAGCAGGACGAGACGTACGTCTTCCAGGGCCTCGCCCCGCTGCCCGACTTCGACGGCAACCGGGTGGTGCTCGGCGCGTGGGTCGTCGAGGACGAGGCGGCGGGCCTGGGCATCCGCGAATCGGCGGGGCCGGTCACGGACGAGTACGCCCGCTTCCTGCCCCACGTGATCCTCTAG